One part of the Arabidopsis thaliana chromosome 4, partial sequence genome encodes these proteins:
- the MYB6 gene encoding myb domain protein 6 (myb domain protein 6 (MYB6); CONTAINS InterPro DOMAIN/s: SANT, DNA-binding (InterPro:IPR001005), Homeodomain-like (InterPro:IPR009057), Myb, DNA-binding (InterPro:IPR014778), HTH transcriptional regulator, Myb-type, DNA-binding (InterPro:IPR017930), Homeodomain-related (InterPro:IPR012287), Myb transcription factor (InterPro:IPR015495); BEST Arabidopsis thaliana protein match is: high response to osmotic stress 10 (TAIR:AT1G35515.1); Has 9066 Blast hits to 8378 proteins in 471 species: Archae - 0; Bacteria - 0; Metazoa - 780; Fungi - 460; Plants - 6053; Viruses - 3; Other Eukaryotes - 1770 (source: NCBI BLink).), with protein MGRSPCCEKAHTNKGAWTKEEDQRLVDYIRNHGEGCWRSLPKSAGLLRCGKSCRLRWINYLRPDLKRGNFTDDEDQIIIKLHSLLGNKWSLIAGRLPGRTDNEIKNYWNTHIKRKLLSHGIDPQTHRQINESKTVSSQVVVPIQNDAVEYSFSNLAVKPKTENSSDNGASTSGTTTDEDLRQNGECYYSDNSGHIKLNLDLTLGFGSWSGRIVGVGSSADSKPWCDPVMEARLSLL; from the exons ATGGGAAGATCTCCTTGTTGTGAAAAAGCTCACACAAACAAAGGAGCTTggactaaagaagaagatcaacgTCTCGTAGATTATATCCGTAATCACGGTGAAGGTTGTTGGCGTTCTCTTCCTAAATCCGCTGGATTGTTGCGTTGTGGTAAAAGTTGTAGATTGAGATGGATTAATTACCTTCGTCCTGATCTTAAACGTGGTAATTTTACTGATGATGAAgatcaaatcatcatcaaactcCATAGCTTACTCGGTAACAA atggTCATTGATAGCTGGAAGATTACCAGGAAGAACAGATAACGAAATAAAGAATTATTGGAACACTCATATTAAGAGGAAGCTTCTTAGTCACGGTATTGATCCACAAACTCATCGTCAGATTAACGAATCCAAAACGGTGTCGTCTCAAGTTGTTGTTCCTATTCAAAACGATGCCGTTGAGTATTCTTTTTCCAATTTAGCCGTTAAACCGAAGACGGAAAATTCCTCCGATAACGGAGCTTCGACTAGCGGCACGACGACGGACGAGGATCTCCGGCAGAATGGGGAGTGTTATTATAGTGATAATTCAGGACATATAAAGCTGAATTTGGATTTAACTCTTGGGTTTGGATCCTGGTCGGGTCGGATAGTCGGAGTCGGGTCATCGGCTGATTCTAAACCGTGGTGCGACCCGGTGATGGAGGCGCGTTTGTCACTGTTGTAa